A segment of the Nostoc sp. TCL26-01 genome:
AGTTAAGATACCAGAAATCCAGTCTTGAAAAAAACTACCAGCGACGCGATCGCCTATTTTCACTTGCGTAACACCTTCTCCCACAGCCACTACATCTCCAGCACCATCAGACAGAGGAATTATGGGGTATTTCTGTCCAGAACCGTAAGCACCCTCAACAACCAGTAAATCACGGTAGTTCAAAGATGTAGCCCGAACTTTGACTAAAACTTGCCCCAAGCCTAGTTTTGGTTCTGGGCGATCAGTTAATGTGAGAGCATCAATCCCTGTTCCACTGGTAATTTCATAAACCTTCATAGGTTTTACTTTAAATAAGACTTACGTACAAAAAATACCATTTATTGCCAATTTTTCTCTTAATGCTGGAATTGTTTGCAAACTTGGGTAGTCTCAATAATAAATACTTACTTATCTATTAACTCTTAACTGCTTTAATGATTGAAATCCTAGCAACGCTTTCTGCTTCCGCAGCAGCAGGAATCAGAATAGGTTTACCATTGCTCATTATTGGACTGTTGCAAGGCAGTAGTTTTTGGTCGCAAGTACCAATTCTATCTCGTATTTCGTCACCAGTCTTGTTAGGTTGTCTGGTGTGTTGGTCATTAGTTGAACTATTTGTTTCTAAAAAATTATGGGGGCAAAGAGTTTTACAACTTATCCAGTTATTATTATCTCCTGTTGTCGGGGCAATCATGGGATTAGCTGTGGCTTCGGCTACAGACACACCCCATTGGCTAATTGCGTTGGTTAGCGGTTCATTTGCTTTAGTACTCCAGTTAGTTCAAGTTGGCTGGTTTTACCGTTTGCGTGGGTTGCCACTTTGGGCAGTGTTTCTCCAAGATACTTTGTGCATAGCTTTAGTACTTTTTGCCTTTGATGCACCTTGGCAAGGAGGATTAATTGCTTTAGTTATGCTGTGGTTTGCCGTGCGTAGTGCTAAGAAATGGTACGCATGGTATCACTATAGGAATGGGTGATGGGGATTGGGTAATACCAATTCAAAATTCCTCTTGGAAAGTTTGCTCAACGGGGGAAACCCCCGCACGCAAGTTCTCTCCGCACGCAACTTTCCGCAAAATTCAAAATTAAGAAAGCAATGACCAATGACTAATGACTAATGACTAATGACCAATCCCCAATCCCCAATCCCTTAATACACTTGAAACTGAGCTAAACCGTAGGGAATATCTTGCTTATAGCTAGTATATCCGCCAGCTAATTCGTAGTTAAACGTACTCTTAGAAGGGATGGGAGGGCCGAAAGCCAAATCCATCAGGGCAATGTTGAGTGTGCTTCCTGGCTGTACTGGTTGAGTGAAGCTAATTTTAACTTTCTCGCCTTCTTTAGTAACGTTCGCATCAATTTTTTGACCAGATTGATCGCTAACTTCAATCTTTTCGCCAATATTTATATAGTCTGGGGGCAAAATTGTGACGTAGGATAAAGGCTGACTACCTGTGTATAAGGTAATGTAGTTGGCATTACGTTCTGCACTTGTAGCGCTAATGCGAGGCGCACCAAAGTTATTTTGAGCTTGTGGTGTAGGAGTAACTGGGGCAGGAGTTACTGGTGCGGGAGTTTCTGGGATGGGGGTAACTGGTGCGGGAGTTTCTGGGGTGGGAGTTACGGGTACTTGAGTATCTGGTGTTTGTTGAGCTATGGCTGGTAGACTAGAGGCGATCGCCAAGCTCACGGTTAAAAACCACAACAATTTTTTCATTGATCAATCTCCTAATCTATAACGATCAATTAACAGAAGCGGAGTTTTGTTGATTACAAAACAGCAGCACAAAACAGACTGTAATTTTGCTGAGACAAATGACAGGGAAAAATGACATCATCTAACAGCAAAATTTTGCCTAATTTGCATTCAGTAATTACTCAATTTCTCAAACTCACTGTAAAAAATATCAGTGATAGATACGTCTGACTAATGGAATATTTACTCGCTCTTGGTATCAATCGTTAGTTGTTAGTTCTGAGTTTTTATCTCCGTTTCTGTCTAGATATAGTACATTAGGTCTTTATTACCATGAGCTGTACGGCGATCGCAAAGGTCTTGGAGAGTATATTTTTGCAAAACGGCATTTGCTGCTTGACAAGCTTCGTGCCAAACTTCTTGAATTAACTGAGATTCTAGGTGCGTGGTATTGGTATCTACCTCTGGTGCAATGGCCTCTAACCCTTCCATGCAACTGACTGCATCTAAAAGGGTAATGGTTCGAGGATCTCTTGCCAAAACGTAGCCACCTCTAGCACCGCGAATGCTTTTGATTAAACCTCCTCGTCTCAAAGTTGCTAGTAACTGTTCTAAATATCGATTAGGTATATCTTGTAGCACTGACATCTGTCTAATTTGCAGAGACTCGCCACTGGTGTAACGGGCTGCCAATTCTAACAGGGCTAGGAGTGCGTATTCAGACTTGTTAGAGAGTTCCACAGGTTTAATATGGGAAATTCACACCCAAGGCTATTAAGTTTAGCCAAGCTTAACACTCAACTTCTTACTAGCCGACTGAGTATTAATGTAAGAACTCTCAACGATAGAAGCAAATGTTTTTATTTTTCAATTCGATAAAAAAAAGTGATTATAGACAGATTCTCATTAACAAAGTGGAAATATGATCTCCTGGGATACCTATTACGGATGAGAAGCTGTTAATCTGTCTGGGGATTTATGATGGGATGATGGTGCTTTCATCCATTGGTAAGCAACAAAGTTTAATAACAAACCAACGAGGAATAGCAGTAACATCAAAGCAATTTGATACCAAACCACTTGTGGCAGTAGTAAATCTAACAACATATGCACAAAATTTAAAATGCTGTAAATCACAGTTAAACCAAAATGCCAGACTCTATAGCGTTTGCTATCGGTGAAGACAGTAGCAATAATTGCTAACATCGGTAAGACAAAAAAGCCTAACATCAACCACATAATTGTTGATATGTCATTCATTGATGTCGCTTTTTGAGATTCAGTTACACTTAAACCATGAAAAAGTGGCATCAAACCCAGTTGAGTATGAAACAGTATGCCTAAAAGAAATACTATCCATAAAGCGATAATTTTTATTTGATAATTGGCTGCCATATGATTAGGCTATCTCCTGATGCCGACTGTTTAAACAATCTTCTACACTTCTAATAAAGTGGGTTTGTCCTCAGATAAAATTACAACCTTCAGGAATTTTGATCGTAATTGATTTGATTTCCAGTCCAGATGATCAAAGATTTTATTAAGAGGGTGTTGGAAAAGTTTCAGTAGGTATAAAAATGTCATTCTTCCTGACGCGGAGCGTCAGGAAGAATCTAGGTTTTGTGGCACATACCGAGATGTTTCATTCCGCTACGCTGCATTCAACATGACAAAGAAACAGACTTTTCCAACGTCCTCTCAGACTATGGTAATCTAATTTACTATAGATAATAGGTGAAAAGTTTTTGCAAACAATCAAATATTACTGTAAAGATTCAGGAGTCAGAATACAGAAGTCAGAATAGTTCAATTCTTATACTTTGATGAGTAAGCTAATATTCCTACACCCTAATTAATTCTGACTTCTGACTCGTGGGTGCTGAATTCTTACATATTACTTTTAGGGTAGATGATAATTTATAAATAATCGATCAATCTTTAGTTACCGTTAATAAGAATTTACATTGCGTTGATAAATGATACATTCAAATGCTCTCACCACCGCTAATGCTGCTCTGATTATTGCTCATCCTGGACATGAAATTAGAGTTCACGGCTGGCTAGAATTGGCTTGTCCAATGGTATTTATTTTGACGGATGGGTCTGGATCTTCTCAAGAGCCAAGGCTGAATTCAACTACAAAAATTCTCAACAAAATTAATGCCAAACCCAGTAATATTTATGGTCGATTTTCAGACAGGGAAATTTATCAAGCGATTCTGAATCATGACTTTAATTTATTTATTAAACTGACTGAAGAATTAGTTGATATACTTAGCCAAGCACAGGTAGAGTTGGTGGTTGGGGATGCGGTTGAAGGCTATAATCCAGTTCATGATGTGTGTCGAATTATAATTAATGCTGCTGTAGAAATTTTAGAAAAAAGAGGCCAAAAAATTGCCAATTTCGATTTCTGGCTGAATCGAAAACCGGATGATTTTGCTCCACAATTATCCGAGCAGGTAGTTTGTTTAAAATTAGATGATGCTGGATTAGCGAGAAAATTAGCCACAGCCCAAGGATATGATGAAATGGCTGAGGAAGTTAATGCGGCAATTCAAGTGTTTGGCCTAGAAGTATTCCGCAATGAATGTTTTCGGCAAATTCAGATTCGTGGTAAAAATGATGCTCAGATGGCAGACACACCTTTTTATGAACAGTACGGAGAAAAGAAAGTTGTTGCTGGCTTATATCAGCAAGTGCTGCGTTACGATGAACACGTCTATCCACTGGCACAAGCACTGTGGAATTACATTGAAGGTTTGATCTGATGGGTGGTTTGCGAGTTTTAATTACTAACATTACCCTAGCTGGACGCTCTGGAACAGAGACTTATGTTAAAGATTTAGCCATCAAATTACTGAAGCAAGGCCACACGCCAATTGTTTACTGTACTCAGCTGGGTGCATCGACGCAATCAGATTCTATAGTTGAGGAGTTGCGTGTGGCGACAGTTCCTGTGGTAGACAACCTAGATGCAATCGGCGCAGTTCCAGACATTATTCATGGACATCATCATCCAGGTACAATGACAGCTATGCTGCATTTTCCAGAAGTACCAGGAATATTTTTTTGTCATGATTGGCTAGCATGGCACGATCATCCACCATTATTACCACGCATTCAATATTATGTTGGTGTTGATTATACCTGTCGCGATCGCCTAATTCTCAGACATGGAATTTCCGAAGACCGTGTGAGAGTCATTTATAATTCTGTTGATTTAGATAAATTTCGTCCCCGTTCTGCCCTGCCAAAATCCCCCCAACGGGCTTTAGTATTTAGTAACCAAGCTAGTGAACACACATACTTACGAGCCGTGCAAGCTGCTTGTGCGCGTACAGGTATAGCTTTAGATGTGGTGGGAGCGAGTGTTGGCAATATTTCCACCCATCCAGAAAAAATTTTGGGTGATTATGACTTAGTATTTGCAAAAGCTAGGTGTGCGTTAGAGGCAATGGCTGTTGGTTGTGCGGTGATTTTGTGCGATTTTCGGGGTGCGGGTTCAATGGTGACAACTGCTGAATTGAGTCAATTGCGGCGGTTTAATTTTGGTATTCGCACACTCCAAGAAGTGATATCTCCAGATTTATTAGTGAGAGAAATTGGCCGATATGATCCTGATGATGCGGCTGAAGTTTCTCGACGGATTCGAGAAACGGCCGGACTTGATGGTACAGTGAATGAAATTGTCGCCTTGTATCGAGAAGCGATCGCTAACTATCAAACTCAACCCATAGATGTCAAAGCTGAAGCTAAAGCAGTCTCGGCCTATTTACATAGATGGATTCCTCGCTATGGTGAATATGAAGTACTGCAAGCTAAGTTGAGTCATTTGCAGATTGAATATGCACGCCAACAGGTAGAGTTTAGTCGTTTGCAGACTGAATATACACATCAACAAGAACAGTTGAGTCACTTGCAGACTGAATATACTCGCCAACAAGAACAGTTGAGTCACTTGCAGACTGAATATGCACATCAACAGAGTGAACAGACAAAATTACAAACAGAGTTTGAGCAACTCCAACTTCAGACACATCAATTAGAAGCCGAACGCCAACGTTTACAAGCTGAAATGGTCGCTCTTTTCAATTCTACGACCATGCAACTACGCCACCGCTTACTGAAATTGCCCATTGTCGGCAAGATAATTAGTTTACTCCATCGATTAGCTACAGGTAGAACACCACTTTAGTTTTAAGGCTAATACAACGAGATTTTTGTGCTTAGTTAGGGCTTGCTGAAAGGCAAAAAAAGGAATCCTCAGCAATTAAGCATTCTTGATTGTCAATTACGTAATAATCAGTTAAAAAGATATTAACTGATATATTGCACCAGGCGACTGGAAGTCGCGGCTACACAGGCAAAACGGGAGCATCCACTTTTGGCAGAAAGACTCAAATAGCTAATAAACCATTGAGATAAGCACAACGAATAGAGAGGATGTGATTAACACTATCAACATTCCACTGTGCGCCAGAAATTTTAATCCTCGCACCAATTTGTTTAATAGCAGATTCAACTGCGCCAGAACCAATAGAACAAAGTTGTTCAGCCTGGTAATAGGCATAATTGACAAGACGAGAGCGATGTTTTTCAAGATAAGCAATGAAGTTCTTCGCTTGTTTACCTCGGCAATGAAGAAATAAAGCTTGAGTTTCTTCTATCTGACCTTGCCATAACAGCGTTTCAGCAGCTTTAAGCCGTTTTAAAGAACCACCAACTTTATAGAGATTTTCTTTGAGGTGATACCAATCCAAGATTTCCCAACGCTCAAAATTTTCTGTTTTACCAAACTCTTTGACTAGATTCCACACGCCATCATGACCATCCCCCAAGCACACTAACGGGTTAACCAGACGTTGGCTATTGACATAATCAACTAATGATTGGTTGTCATCAAAAAACGCACCATAGTAAATCCCTTGCAGACGAACGGTTTTATAGTCTCGCCAGTAACAGCCTGCTTTCGGTTTACCTCTGAGTCGGACTTTTCCTCCATCTACACTGACTTCTGAAACTGCTTGTTTTGCAAATGGTAGTTGAAAATCTTGTGACAGCACTAATTTTTGTTGCGTTGAGTGACCCACTTTGACTCCTGTCAATGCCTCAACTTCAATTTCTGCTTTTTGGTATGATTCGTTAGCTGACAGCCTTAAACAACACTTTTGAAGTAATGGACTTAACCGGGTTCTTGGCTTCAAACCCAGTTTCTGTAACTGTTTGGCTTTAAGAGTCAGTTCCCCCACTAAGCTTTTAATTTTCCTGGTTTTACCTACTTTTGTTCCAGTTTTTTGTTCGATAAAAAAAGGGCTATTTCTGGACTGACTAGTTCTAATATTTGACTCCGAACTGTTTTTTCTATACTTTCGAGGTCTGTCAGCTTACTTTTATCTGCTTCTTCATACAGTAGTGTTGACAATTCTTGTAAACAGGCTTTGATTCTTTCTTGTTTATCCTGGTTCATGGTAAGTCATCCACACTGTTTTATCTGTTGTTATATTCTCCCAGAACCTGTATATCTTCCAAAAGTGGATGCTCCCGGCAAAACCCGCCTGCGCGGGTTGAAAACCTTGATTTTGTATTAGTCCGCGTAGGCGGACTTTGTTTGTATCGCCGCGATTTCTAATCGCCAGGGCTAGGTGCAAGATATGAGTTAAGCAAGTAATAATCTACACTATAAAGCTCTCAGGAGAAAGACTGACACAATGTTAGTATCGCCAAACTTTGGGTTTCTAGAAATCCATGACCCCCAATTGGTGCGACTGGGAGCTTTAGCAGAAAGATATTTTAGTGATGACCCTAATACCTGCCTCATCAAACTGCGTCAGTTTGGTGAACTCCTAGCGCAACTGATAGCCGCTAATGTGGGAATGTACGACCATGAAGCACGGCAAATCGATTTAATGCGTCGTCTGCGGGATAAAGGCATTCTCAAAGGCAAAATATATGACTTGTTTGACCAGTTACGTTTAGTCGGCAATGATGCGACACACGCACTTGCAGATGACCATAGAATAGCCCTCAGCAATCTGAAATATGCTCGTCAACTAGGAATATGGTTTCATCGGGTTAATACTAAAAATCCCGATTTTAACCCTGGCCCTTTTATTCCACCTCAAGACCCAGCCAGAGAAACCCAAGCACTCAAACAAGAATTAGCACAGTTGCGGACTGAGTTACAAGCCAGTCGCACCGCCGCAGAACTAGCACAAATTACCGCCGAACAAGAAGCACAGCGTCGTATCTCTGCCCAAGAACTAGCTAAAGAAGCAGAAGCACAAAAACAAACAGCTTTAGATCACCTTGCAGCAATTCAAGCTATAGCCCAAACTCAATCAGTACAAACAATTCAAGAAACCATCCAGCGATCGCAACAAGCAGGGGATAATATTGATCTGGATGAACGGGAAACCCGCCGCCTCATCGATGCTCAACTCAGGGCAGCTGGTTGGGAGGTAGACTCAGAACAGCTTACTTATAGTAATGGCATTCGTCCCCAAAAAGGGAAAAATTTAGCGATCGCCGAATGGCCCACAAACGACGGACGCGCTGATTATGTTTTCTTTGTTGGACTTCAGGTAATGGCTGTAGTTGAAGCCAAACGTCAAAGCACTGATGTTTATGCTGCCATTGACCAAGCCAAGCGTTATAGTCGCGGCTACAAAATTCAAGGTAATGAAATCCTACCCGGTGGCCCTTGGGGAGAATATCAAGTCCCCTTTGTCTTCGCCACCAACGGACGGGAATTTTTACGACAGTTGCAAACCAAAAGCGGTATTTGGTTCTGTGATGTCCGCCGTCCTGAAAATATCCGCCGTCCCCTCACCACTTGGTACAAACCAGAAGCTTTCATTGATGCCCTTAACCAAGATGTAGACAAAGCACATGAACTGCTTGCTGAAGAAGATTTTAACTATAATCTCCAACTCCGTGATTACCAAATTAAAGCCATTCAAACAGTTGAAGCCAGATTAGCCCAAGGTGCAAGGGAACTGTTATTAGCAATGGCAACAGGGACAGGTAAAACTAAAACTTGCCTGATCTTGGTTTATCGTCTCCTCAAAACCAAGCGTTTTCGCCGTGTTCTTTTTCTGGTAGACCGCACAGCATTAGGAGAACAAACAGGTAATGTTTTTAAAGAAACACGAGTAGAAAATCTCCAAACTTTTGCTGACATCTTTGATATCAAAGAATTAGGTGAAGCAATACTAGATAGAGATACTAAAGTTCACATTGACACTGTGCAAGCATTTGTCAAACGTATCCTCTACCCAGGCGATAACACAAGTATTCCCACGGCTGACCAGTATGATTGCATTGTCGTGGATGAATGCCACAGGGGATATTTACTAGATAGGGAATTAAGCGATTCAGAACTTACCTTCCGCGACTTTAACGATTACATCTCCAAATATCGCCGCGTTCTCGACCATTTTGATGCTGTAAAAATTGGGCTTACCGCCACTCCAGCACTGCATACTACTCAAATATTTGGTGAGCCAGTTTACACCTACAGTTACAAAGAAGCCGTTATTGATGGCCACCTCATCGACTGTGAACCCCCCATCCGCATCAGGGCTGTTTCATTCCCTAAAACAGGTAAAATAGCAAGAGTTGTGGGGAAAAAATATGGGTGCAGAGCTGATAGAACAATTAAAGCAAGTGGAAGATTTTAGAACGACTGATGGACGAAGACATCCACTGTGGCTAGTGTTGCTGTTTGTCATAATGGGAACAATGAATGGATATGTTGGGTATCGTGAGTGGGGAGATTTTGTTAAAAGGCATAGACGGGTATTAATAGAAAAATTTGGCATTCAAAAACATGGGGTTCCCTCATATTCAACAATTCGACGTGTAGTCATGGGAGTGAATTTTGATAAACTGACAGAAAAATTTAATGAATGGGCGAAAAATTATGTGGATTTAGAAGTATCAGAATGGTGTGCAGTAGATGGTAAAAGTATTAAGGGTACAGTGGAGAACTATAGTTCATCTCATCAGAATTTTGTGAGCATAGTATCAGTATTTGCTGGCAAGAAAGGGCTAGTTGTGGGGATGAAGAAATTTGATAACCAACTCAAAAGCGAAATACAAGTTGTCCAGGAGCTAGTCACAGCATTGGATATAGAAGATGTTATCTTGAGCTTTGATTCCTTACATTGCCAAAAAAAACTTGCAAAATAATTATTGAAGGTGGTAACGATTACGTTATTGCTGTGAAAGATAATCAACCAAAACTACATCGACATATTCAACAGATTGCCGCTACCAGAAAACCAACTTCTCGGATAATTGAGACAGAAAAGACTAGAGATAGATTAACAACTCGTACTGTCGAAGTTTTCCATGATGTCAATGGAATTGACCCAGAATGGACGGGAATACAATCTTTAATTAGGGTCGAAAGAATTGGCACAAGAAAGGATAAGAAATATCATGAGATTGTTTGTTATATTAGCAGCTTGATTTGTACAGCGAAGGAATTTGCCATCGGTATTCGCGGTCATTGGGGTATCGAAAATTGCCTCCATTGGGTGAAAGATGTTGTTTTCAAAGAAGATAATTCGACGATCCGTATGGGCAATGCTCCCGCAAATCTCTCCATATTGAGAGCAATCGCTCTCAATATACTTCGCCGAAATGGTCATACTTCCATCACAATTGCCCAAAGATTTATCTCTCATGATATTGACAAACTCCTTCACCTTGTGGAATGAAACAGCCCTGCCCATCCGCATAGTTACAGCCCTTAGTGAAGATGGCATGATGTGGCAAGCTGGGGCAGAAATGGAATATTTTGACCCCATCACAGGCACAATTAATTTAGTTCATGCCCCGGATGAAGTCAAACTTGAGGTAGAACAGTTTAACCGCCAAGTTATTACCGAAGAATTTAATCGAGTCATCTGTGAATTTTTAGCAGCAAATATTGACCCTTCACTGCCAGGAAAAACTTTAATATTTTGTGTGAAAGATGATCATGCTGATATTGTGGTTAACTTATTAAAACAAGCCTTAATTGCCCAGTATGGCAGTGTAGAAGATGATGCAGTTATCAAAATTACTGGCAAGGCTGATAAACCATTACAATTAATCCGCCGCTTTAAAAACGAAGCTAATCCCAAAATTGCAGTCACAGTAGACTTATTAACCACTGGCATTGATGTCCCAGAAATCTGCAATTTAGTATTTATTCGGCGGGTGAACTCGCGCATCCTTTACGAACAAATGTTAGGACGGGCAACCCGACGCTGTGATGAGATTAAAAAGGAAGTTTTCTACATCTATGATGCTGTGAATTTATATCCAGCCCTGTCTCCTCTCTCCACGATGAAACCAGTGGCAATTAATCCCAAAATTTCCTTTACTCAACTGGTGGAAGAATTAAATACAGTCAACGATAGCACTGCTGTGGCTAACATTGTTGACCAACTCTTAGCCAAATTGCAACGCCAGCAAAGAAAGTTAGGGGATAGCAACCGAGATAGTATTGAAGCCGCAGCCGGGATGCCAATGGCAGACATGATTAACCACCTGCGCCAAAGTGACCCCCAACAACTCAAGGAATGGTTTAAACAACGGGCAGCGATCGCCCAAATGTTAGATGCTAGAGATGGTGGTAGACAACCTGTGCTAATTTCTCGCCATGCTGATGAACTGCGACGGGTAGAAAGGGGTTATGGTAATGCCCAAAAACCCGAAGATTATTTAGATAGTTTTGGGGCATATTTACGGGAGAACATGAACAAGATTCCAGCTTTGATAGTTGTAACTACCCGTCCTCGTGAATTGACTAGGGCGCAGTTGAAGGAATTACGGTTAATGCTTGACCTTGCTGGATATTCGGAAAAAACATTGCAGGTAGCATGGCGAGAAATGACCAATGCTGATATTGCTGCTTCAATAATTGGCTTTATCCGCCAAGCCACATTAGGGGATGCTTTAGTTCCTTATGAAGAGAGAGTGGACAAGGCAATGAAGAAAATCCTAGCTGCTCAAAACTGGACACCACCTCAACGCAAATGGTTAGAACGCATTGGTAAGCAGTTGAAGGTAGAATTTATTGTGGATAGGGAAGCGTTAGACCAAGGAGAATTTAAAACCCAAGGCGGTGGTTTTGTCAGATTAAATAAGGCATTTAATGGGCATTTAGAAGATATTTTGGTGCAGATTAATGAAGCGTTGTGGCAGGATGTGGGATGATATTTTATATCGTTTTGAATTAATGATGTATTTCTAATAATCCGATTCACCAAAGTCAGATAATCGTCTAATTCTTCATATCCGTCTAATTCGGTTTCTTCTTCGGAAGTCAGAGCCGATTCTTTTTGTTTAATTAATAAAGCTTCAATTCGTCCTTGGACTAAGCT
Coding sequences within it:
- a CDS encoding DUF4126 domain-containing protein; this translates as MIEILATLSASAAAGIRIGLPLLIIGLLQGSSFWSQVPILSRISSPVLLGCLVCWSLVELFVSKKLWGQRVLQLIQLLLSPVVGAIMGLAVASATDTPHWLIALVSGSFALVLQLVQVGWFYRLRGLPLWAVFLQDTLCIALVLFAFDAPWQGGLIALVMLWFAVRSAKKWYAWYHYRNG
- a CDS encoding DUF2808 domain-containing protein; this translates as MKKLLWFLTVSLAIASSLPAIAQQTPDTQVPVTPTPETPAPVTPIPETPAPVTPAPVTPTPQAQNNFGAPRISATSAERNANYITLYTGSQPLSYVTILPPDYINIGEKIEVSDQSGQKIDANVTKEGEKVKISFTQPVQPGSTLNIALMDLAFGPPIPSKSTFNYELAGGYTSYKQDIPYGLAQFQVY
- a CDS encoding glycosyltransferase, with amino-acid sequence MGGLRVLITNITLAGRSGTETYVKDLAIKLLKQGHTPIVYCTQLGASTQSDSIVEELRVATVPVVDNLDAIGAVPDIIHGHHHPGTMTAMLHFPEVPGIFFCHDWLAWHDHPPLLPRIQYYVGVDYTCRDRLILRHGISEDRVRVIYNSVDLDKFRPRSALPKSPQRALVFSNQASEHTYLRAVQAACARTGIALDVVGASVGNISTHPEKILGDYDLVFAKARCALEAMAVGCAVILCDFRGAGSMVTTAELSQLRRFNFGIRTLQEVISPDLLVREIGRYDPDDAAEVSRRIRETAGLDGTVNEIVALYREAIANYQTQPIDVKAEAKAVSAYLHRWIPRYGEYEVLQAKLSHLQIEYARQQVEFSRLQTEYTHQQEQLSHLQTEYTRQQEQLSHLQTEYAHQQSEQTKLQTEFEQLQLQTHQLEAERQRLQAEMVALFNSTTMQLRHRLLKLPIVGKIISLLHRLATGRTPL
- the hsdR gene encoding type I restriction-modification system endonuclease, yielding MLVSPNFGFLEIHDPQLVRLGALAERYFSDDPNTCLIKLRQFGELLAQLIAANVGMYDHEARQIDLMRRLRDKGILKGKIYDLFDQLRLVGNDATHALADDHRIALSNLKYARQLGIWFHRVNTKNPDFNPGPFIPPQDPARETQALKQELAQLRTELQASRTAAELAQITAEQEAQRRISAQELAKEAEAQKQTALDHLAAIQAIAQTQSVQTIQETIQRSQQAGDNIDLDERETRRLIDAQLRAAGWEVDSEQLTYSNGIRPQKGKNLAIAEWPTNDGRADYVFFVGLQVMAVVEAKRQSTDVYAAIDQAKRYSRGYKIQGNEILPGGPWGEYQVPFVFATNGREFLRQLQTKSGIWFCDVRRPENIRRPLTTWYKPEAFIDALNQDVDKAHELLAEEDFNYNLQLRDYQIKAIQTVEARLAQGARELLLAMATGTGKTKTCLILVYRLLKTKRFRRVLFLVDRTALGEQTGNVFKETRVENLQTFADIFDIKELGEAILDRDTKVHIDTVQAFVKRILYPGDNTSIPTADQYDCIVVDECHRGYLLDRELSDSELTFRDFNDYISKYRRVLDHFDAVKIGLTATPALHTTQIFGEPVYTYSYKEAVIDGHLIDCEPPIRIRAVSFPKTGKIARVVGKKYGCRADRTIKASGRF
- a CDS encoding ISKra4 family transposase (programmed frameshift) codes for the protein MNQDKQERIKACLQELSTLLYEEADKSKLTDLESIEKTVRSQILELVSPEIAPFFIEQKTGTKVGKTRKIKSLVGELTLKAKQLQKLGLKPRTRLSPLLQKCCLRLSANESYQKAEIEVEALTGVKVGHSTQQKLVLSQDFQLPFAKQAVSEVSVDGGKVRLRGKPKAGCYWRDYKTVRLQGIYYGAFFDDNQSLVDYVNSQRLVNPLVCLGDGHDGVWNLVKEFGKTENFERWEILDWYHLKENLYKVGGSLKRLKAAETLLWQGQIEETQALFLHCRGKQAKNFIAYLEKHRSRLVNYAYYQAEQLCSIGSGAVESAIKQIGARIKISGAQWNVDSVNHILSIRCAYLNGLLAI
- a CDS encoding Rrf2 family transcriptional regulator, yielding MELSNKSEYALLALLELAARYTSGESLQIRQMSVLQDIPNRYLEQLLATLRRGGLIKSIRGARGGYVLARDPRTITLLDAVSCMEGLEAIAPEVDTNTTHLESQLIQEVWHEACQAANAVLQKYTLQDLCDRRTAHGNKDLMYYI
- a CDS encoding type I restriction-modification enzyme R subunit C-terminal domain-containing protein: MILTNSFTLWNETALPIRIVTALSEDGMMWQAGAEMEYFDPITGTINLVHAPDEVKLEVEQFNRQVITEEFNRVICEFLAANIDPSLPGKTLIFCVKDDHADIVVNLLKQALIAQYGSVEDDAVIKITGKADKPLQLIRRFKNEANPKIAVTVDLLTTGIDVPEICNLVFIRRVNSRILYEQMLGRATRRCDEIKKEVFYIYDAVNLYPALSPLSTMKPVAINPKISFTQLVEELNTVNDSTAVANIVDQLLAKLQRQQRKLGDSNRDSIEAAAGMPMADMINHLRQSDPQQLKEWFKQRAAIAQMLDARDGGRQPVLISRHADELRRVERGYGNAQKPEDYLDSFGAYLRENMNKIPALIVVTTRPRELTRAQLKELRLMLDLAGYSEKTLQVAWREMTNADIAASIIGFIRQATLGDALVPYEERVDKAMKKILAAQNWTPPQRKWLERIGKQLKVEFIVDREALDQGEFKTQGGGFVRLNKAFNGHLEDILVQINEALWQDVG